In a genomic window of Akkermansia massiliensis:
- a CDS encoding beta-N-acetylhexosaminidase: MIESLLKKPSVMFKLIYLLACTAFSASMACAAPAEKYSIIPEPEKTELKRNATRTLKLLSDKTSPALGKDAYQLTVTPQGVHLSSGGKEGRIYGLVTLQQLQDQLAAHPEGIPCGVIKDKPRYPWRGMMVDPARHFIPIKDLKKFVDLMAYYKFNKLQLHLTDDQGWRLPVPGYPKLKSISSKRAESFGNGTPHEGMYTRQELKDLVAYCAARGIEVIPEIDMPGHNQALAAAYPEFFCFPDHNTKVSTTGGVGLYLVCPHKPEIWKFYAAVFDELRDIFPSTMVHLGGDEAPLEKTWEKCPLSVKYRQQKGMKDVHEELKEFEAKMASMLAARGKKPIFWYEKPWAQASVYRKGDTVFTWRMGLTPSTITETKKQGLPLIIAAGEHCYLDYPQIPGQDNRGWMPTTTLEQSYKLNPAYGRPEQETDHIIGVQATMWAEQLPTLNHLLYRTYPRACAIAEAGWSPMNVRSWENFQRKLADQRQFVLKRFNYDMERTKENEPPFK; this comes from the coding sequence ATGATAGAATCTCTTCTGAAAAAGCCCTCCGTCATGTTTAAACTGATCTACCTCCTGGCCTGCACAGCCTTCTCTGCATCCATGGCGTGTGCCGCACCAGCAGAAAAATACAGTATTATTCCGGAGCCGGAGAAAACGGAGCTGAAGCGGAACGCCACCAGGACCTTGAAGCTTCTTTCCGACAAAACCTCTCCTGCCCTGGGCAAGGACGCCTATCAGCTCACCGTCACCCCGCAGGGAGTGCACCTCTCTTCCGGCGGGAAAGAGGGCCGTATCTACGGACTGGTCACTCTCCAGCAGCTCCAGGACCAGCTGGCGGCGCATCCGGAAGGCATTCCCTGCGGAGTCATCAAGGACAAGCCGCGCTACCCGTGGCGCGGCATGATGGTGGACCCTGCGCGCCACTTCATCCCCATCAAGGACCTGAAGAAATTCGTGGACCTGATGGCCTACTATAAATTCAACAAGCTCCAGCTCCACCTGACGGACGACCAGGGCTGGCGCCTGCCTGTGCCGGGCTATCCCAAACTGAAAAGCATCTCTTCCAAACGGGCGGAAAGCTTCGGCAACGGCACTCCCCACGAAGGAATGTACACCAGGCAGGAACTGAAAGACCTGGTGGCGTACTGCGCCGCGCGCGGCATTGAGGTCATCCCGGAAATAGACATGCCGGGCCACAACCAGGCGTTGGCCGCCGCCTATCCGGAATTCTTCTGCTTTCCAGACCACAACACGAAAGTCAGCACGACCGGCGGTGTGGGCTTGTACCTGGTATGCCCCCACAAGCCGGAAATATGGAAATTCTATGCCGCCGTCTTTGACGAGCTCAGGGACATCTTTCCGTCCACCATGGTTCACCTGGGCGGCGACGAAGCCCCGCTGGAAAAAACCTGGGAAAAATGCCCTCTCAGCGTCAAATACCGCCAGCAGAAGGGAATGAAGGACGTCCACGAGGAACTGAAGGAATTTGAAGCGAAAATGGCCTCCATGCTCGCCGCGCGCGGCAAAAAGCCCATCTTCTGGTATGAAAAGCCGTGGGCCCAGGCCAGCGTTTACCGCAAGGGAGACACCGTCTTCACCTGGCGCATGGGCTTGACGCCCTCCACCATCACGGAAACGAAAAAGCAGGGCCTTCCCCTCATCATCGCCGCCGGGGAACACTGCTATCTGGACTACCCCCAGATTCCCGGCCAGGACAACCGGGGCTGGATGCCCACCACTACGCTGGAGCAAAGCTACAAGCTGAACCCCGCCTACGGCAGGCCGGAGCAGGAAACAGACCATATCATCGGCGTTCAGGCTACCATGTGGGCGGAACAGCTCCCCACCCTGAACCACCTGCTTTACCGCACCTACCCCCGCGCCTGCGCCATTGCGGAAGCGGGCTGGTCACCAATGAACGTGCGTTCCTGGGAAAACTTCCAGCGCAAGCTGGCCGATCAGCGCCAATTTGTCCTCAAACGTTTCAACTACGATATGGAGCGCACCAAGGAAAACGAACCCCCTTTCAAATAA
- a CDS encoding beta-N-acetylhexosaminidase yields MTRLFPLLAGLLLFPVFQTEAAEKYSIIPEPEKTELKRNATRTLKLLSDKTSPALGKDAYRLAVTPQGVHLASGGREGRMYGLVTLQQLQDQLAAQPEGIPCGVITDKPRYPWRGMMVDPARHFIPIKDLKKFVDLMAYYKFNKLHVHLTDNQGWRLPVPGYPRLKSVASKREESFGDGIPHEGMYTRQELKDLVAYCAARGIEVIPEIDVPGHNQALAAAYPEFFCFPKPDMKVRTVAGNSKELVCPQKPEVWKFYAAVFKELKDIFPSNTVHLGGDEAPTELWKKCPLCREARTKAGMKDEQEQMRAFFAKMTALLDKNGQTPQFWYEGNADIYHPGETVYAWRQDQARQAIEKTKKAGLNLIMASNEYCYLDFPQFPGQYNWGWMQTTTLQKCYELDPAFGKSTAEAGHIRGVHAPVWAEHLPDLNHLLYRVYPRAMALAEAGWSPMEVRSWENFQRKVADHRPFVLKRFNYDLKRTKDNEPPFRWENKK; encoded by the coding sequence ATGACAAGGCTTTTTCCACTCCTGGCCGGATTGCTGCTGTTCCCGGTATTTCAAACTGAAGCAGCAGAAAAATACAGCATTATTCCGGAGCCGGAGAAAACGGAGCTGAAGCGGAACGCCACCAGGACCTTGAAGCTCCTCTCCGACAAAACCTCTCCTGCCCTGGGCAAGGACGCCTACCGCCTCGCCGTCACCCCGCAGGGCGTCCACCTTGCCTCCGGCGGCAGGGAGGGCAGGATGTACGGCCTGGTCACCCTCCAGCAGCTCCAGGACCAGCTGGCGGCACAGCCGGAGGGCATCCCCTGCGGCGTCATCACGGACAAGCCGCGCTACCCGTGGCGCGGCATGATGGTGGACCCCGCCCGCCACTTCATCCCCATCAAGGACCTGAAGAAATTCGTGGACCTGATGGCCTACTACAAATTCAACAAGCTCCATGTGCACCTGACGGACAACCAGGGCTGGCGCCTGCCCGTGCCGGGCTATCCCAGACTGAAAAGCGTCGCCTCCAAGCGGGAGGAAAGCTTCGGAGACGGCATTCCCCATGAAGGAATGTACACCAGACAGGAGCTGAAAGACCTGGTGGCCTACTGTGCGGCGCGCGGCATTGAAGTCATCCCGGAGATAGACGTGCCGGGCCACAACCAGGCGTTGGCCGCCGCCTACCCCGAATTCTTCTGCTTCCCCAAACCGGACATGAAGGTACGGACAGTGGCCGGCAACAGCAAGGAACTGGTATGTCCCCAGAAGCCGGAGGTCTGGAAATTCTACGCCGCCGTCTTCAAGGAACTCAAGGACATCTTCCCGTCCAATACCGTTCACCTGGGCGGCGACGAAGCCCCCACGGAACTCTGGAAAAAATGCCCCCTGTGCCGGGAAGCCCGGACCAAGGCAGGCATGAAAGACGAACAGGAACAAATGAGGGCTTTCTTCGCCAAAATGACAGCCCTGCTCGACAAAAACGGGCAAACGCCGCAATTCTGGTATGAAGGGAACGCCGACATCTACCACCCGGGCGAAACAGTTTACGCGTGGCGGCAGGACCAGGCGCGCCAAGCCATTGAGAAAACAAAAAAGGCCGGGCTGAACCTGATTATGGCATCCAATGAATATTGTTATCTGGATTTCCCTCAATTCCCGGGACAATACAACTGGGGATGGATGCAAACCACGACCTTGCAGAAATGTTATGAACTGGATCCGGCCTTCGGCAAATCCACCGCGGAAGCAGGCCACATCCGGGGCGTGCACGCTCCCGTGTGGGCGGAACACCTTCCGGACCTGAACCACCTGCTTTACCGCGTCTATCCCCGCGCCATGGCCCTGGCGGAAGCGGGATGGTCTCCCATGGAGGTGCGTTCCTGGGAAAACTTCCAGAGGAAAGTGGCCGACCACCGCCCCTTTGTCCTCAAGCGCTTTAATTACGACTTGAAACGCACGAAGGACAATGAGCCACCCTTCCGGTGGGAAAACAAAAAGTAA
- a CDS encoding S49 family peptidase: MKPLYCEETAWLTKIRQRKSLEPKAAGNPDFDFSFFIQTRQKARVIGSSLVIDVIGPLYGDGVPLNEVLGGTNYQSIVKEIKGAAGNIDEVVFIFDSPGGDVQGCHETAELIKSLPVETVAYVKGMCCSAAYYLASACDQVVVTETALVGSIGTVISLWNAKSEEILTITNDDAVFKHPETPMNTEAIAYYRDLCNKIAGRFQEFVASGRPGLSADAFSGKVFVAEDAVSLGLIDDVIPWVDFPGVV, encoded by the coding sequence ATGAAACCGTTATATTGTGAAGAAACTGCATGGCTGACGAAGATTCGCCAGCGGAAGAGCCTGGAACCGAAAGCCGCAGGGAATCCGGATTTTGACTTCTCATTTTTCATCCAGACACGCCAAAAAGCGCGGGTAATTGGGTCATCCTTGGTGATTGACGTGATTGGGCCTCTATACGGTGACGGCGTGCCGTTGAATGAAGTCCTGGGCGGCACGAATTATCAGTCCATCGTGAAGGAAATAAAGGGTGCTGCCGGGAACATTGATGAAGTTGTTTTCATTTTTGACTCTCCGGGAGGTGACGTGCAAGGCTGTCATGAAACAGCAGAATTGATTAAATCTCTGCCAGTGGAAACAGTGGCTTATGTCAAAGGCATGTGCTGCTCTGCCGCCTATTATTTGGCTTCCGCTTGTGATCAAGTGGTCGTGACGGAAACGGCGCTGGTTGGCAGTATCGGGACGGTCATCAGCCTGTGGAATGCCAAGAGTGAGGAAATATTGACCATCACGAATGATGATGCTGTTTTCAAGCATCCGGAAACCCCGATGAATACGGAGGCAATCGCCTATTACAGGGATTTGTGCAACAAGATCGCCGGGCGGTTTCAGGAATTTGTGGCTTCAGGACGTCCCGGTTTATCTGCGGATGCGTTTTCCGGCAAGGTTTTTGTGGCGGAAGATGCTGTTTCCCTAGGCCTGATTGATGATGTAATACCCTGGGTCGATTTTCCTGGAGTGGTATGA
- a CDS encoding phage portal protein has product MKAGNVQILDQFGRPFSSRPIYKSGSYDDGLQRLPNYLKEPEQLSGSLTRKNLISASRLLYKNNGVVKGAVNMKAEYSIGKAFLFKSLCKNPEVAAKYDEYIKAFYKVACVNGKNFHSLLYLISTAIDIDGDCFVMLTESKTGFPQLQFIRANRVCSPKNGLIDSGKYKGLNVLHGVITNRMGREIAYWLDGDEPGGGEIIPASSILHIVDDDFLSSCRGEPLFSHGLKEFRYIDDINTAELGAMKIASQIALVKKNETGEVDITQAYAKPSNNGEVLIRNTGDKQIVFLKSEDSLDSLKIERPSPNYMSFSERLLKGVLSGVGVPYDIVVNPDSSGVGNRMSLSKFDNTTRDRATLLEDAARLLVQYILAVGIQREDIPHAEGWWNMMFSRAKRPSVDMGRDSNSQLKEYNAGIKNLTEICEENGTQVEDHLRIRAREAAIAEKLRREAEAEFGVEISPDYIRKF; this is encoded by the coding sequence ATGAAAGCAGGAAATGTCCAGATTTTGGATCAGTTCGGCCGGCCGTTTTCAAGCCGCCCCATTTACAAGAGCGGCAGTTATGATGACGGGCTGCAGCGGCTTCCGAATTATCTCAAAGAACCGGAACAGCTTTCCGGGAGTCTTACCCGGAAGAACCTTATTTCCGCGTCCCGTCTGTTGTACAAGAACAACGGCGTTGTAAAAGGTGCCGTGAACATGAAGGCTGAATACTCTATCGGGAAAGCGTTTCTGTTCAAATCTCTGTGCAAGAATCCGGAAGTTGCGGCGAAGTATGACGAGTACATCAAGGCGTTTTACAAAGTTGCATGCGTGAACGGAAAGAATTTTCACTCGCTCCTGTATCTGATCTCCACCGCCATCGACATTGATGGGGATTGCTTTGTAATGTTGACGGAAAGCAAGACGGGGTTTCCTCAACTGCAATTTATCCGGGCAAACCGTGTTTGCTCTCCTAAAAATGGCCTTATTGACTCTGGAAAATATAAGGGATTGAACGTGCTGCACGGCGTCATAACCAATCGCATGGGACGTGAAATCGCTTATTGGCTGGACGGCGACGAACCAGGGGGAGGTGAAATCATCCCGGCATCCTCAATACTTCATATCGTGGATGACGACTTTCTTTCCTCCTGCCGGGGCGAGCCTCTCTTCTCTCATGGCCTCAAGGAATTCCGATACATTGATGATATCAATACAGCCGAACTTGGGGCCATGAAGATTGCGTCACAAATTGCCCTGGTAAAAAAGAACGAAACGGGAGAAGTTGACATAACGCAGGCTTATGCCAAACCGTCCAATAATGGGGAGGTGCTCATCCGGAATACTGGTGATAAGCAAATTGTATTTTTGAAGTCTGAAGATTCCCTTGACTCCCTGAAGATTGAGCGCCCCTCTCCGAACTACATGAGTTTTTCAGAACGGCTTCTGAAGGGCGTTTTATCCGGGGTGGGTGTGCCCTATGATATCGTGGTCAATCCGGATTCAAGCGGCGTTGGGAACAGAATGTCTCTGTCCAAATTTGACAATACCACGCGAGATCGGGCCACGCTGCTTGAAGATGCTGCCAGACTGCTTGTACAGTATATCTTGGCCGTAGGTATCCAGCGGGAGGACATCCCGCACGCGGAAGGCTGGTGGAACATGATGTTCAGCCGCGCCAAGCGTCCAAGCGTAGACATGGGCCGCGACTCCAACAGCCAATTGAAAGAGTACAATGCCGGTATTAAAAACCTCACAGAAATCTGTGAGGAAAACGGAACGCAGGTTGAGGACCATTTGAGAATACGTGCCAGGGAAGCCGCCATTGCGGAGAAGTTGCGCCGTGAAGCTGAAGCAGAATTTGGAGTAGAAATCTCTCCGGATTATATCAGGAAGTTTTAA